The Thiohalorhabdus sp. Cl-TMA genome contains the following window.
CTCCATGACCGCATTATCCCAACAGTCTCCCTTGCGGCTCATGGACTGACGAAGGCCCTTGTCCGTCAGCATTTGCTGGAATTCGTTGGCCGCGTACTGGCTTCCGCGGTCCGAGTGGTGGATAAGCCCCGCTTCCGGCCGGCGCCGGCCCAGGGCCATCTCCAGGGCTCCGGTTATCGGCACCATCTGGATAGAGAAGCAGTTGGGCTTGGAGGCCCCCATTTCGGGAGGGTGGGACATGGCCTTGGCCCTGCTGACCATGTTGGTGGGGTCCGTGGTCCTGTTTGTGGTACGCACACGCCTCGGCATCGCATGGTCGTCCCGTCAATCCAGTGGGGCCAAAAAACTCCGATAAGTGGCTGGTGGCTGTCTCCAGGGACCGGCTATCGGGGCTACCGGTGCAGTTGGTCCTTTAAACCTCCCTGGGGCCCTCCCTTTCCATCTGCCGTGCAATAGCTGGGCCCCAGAATCTGCGCGCCGATAATTACACTTATAAGACCTAGGTGGGGGCCAATAAAGTTGGAATTTCGCGTACCCCACTGAGTCAGGAGAAGTTCCCAGACTGGAAATAGTAGAAAAATACGTTTCCTTTTTACGAGGACCTTTCCTGGGCTACGCGGTCAAATGATAGGATTGATGTGTCATCTGAAAACCCCTGGAGGGGAGCATGGAATCTATCCGCGAATCCGCCATGGAATTACTCGGAGCGGGCCCGGCCCAGGTGCGAACCAGCTTGGCGGTAGTGGAGCGCCTTCACCAGGGGCTGCGTTGGACTCGAGCCCAGCAATTGATGGAGCTCGGGAGGTTCTCCAAAAAAGAGCTGGCCAGCCTGCTAGGAGAGAGCGAAAGCACGCTTCGTAGGCGGCTGCGCTCCGAGGAGGACATGGACCTAGTGGTCAGCGACCGGGCTTATCGGGTGGCTCGGGTGCTGGTTTTGGCTCGGGATTTGTTCGATGGGGATTCCAATAAGATCCACTCCTGGCTGCACCGTCCCCAGCCCGGCTTGGGGGAGCGGCGGCCCATTGACGTCATGGATACATCCGAAGGTGCACAGGAGGTGGAAAGGCTGCTTATTCGGGTGCTTGACGGTGGCATCGCCTGATTTATGCGGGTGTGGCGTCTGACCCATCCGAAATGGAAGGAAGCCGCATTCACCGGGGAGGGTAGCCGAATCGCGGGTAGGCGGTGGAACCCCCCAGGCTGGGCTGCAGTTTATTGCGCGGACAGTTTGGCGCTGGCCATGCTGGAGGTGCTGGTCCACTTGGCTGCGGAATCTCGGGACCTAATCTTTCTGGCCTATCCGGTCCAAGTACCTGATGAGGCCATCCTTACCCTCCCGGCTTCGGAACTCCCGAAACACTGGCGGCAAGAGCCGGCTCCTGAAAATACGCAGAGTCTGGGAGAGCGCTGGTTACGCAGAGGAGAAACCCTTGCCCTGCAAGTGCCCTCGGTAATCGTTCCCCAAGAAACCAACCTTATTATCAATCCAAACCACCAGGACTTTGGTCAGGTCGTGGTGGGCCCCGCTGAAGAAGTCGGCTTCGACAGTCGAATCTGGCAGGGGTAGGTTGTTTGGCTACCCTGCCATATGAAGCGGAGATGCCGGAGCCTGTACCTCCTGCTCCCGCTTGCTAACGCCATCTCGTAGCCATTCGTACGCCAGGGAGGCCGTTGCCGGTTCTTCGGCCCCCGCAAGCCCTTGCAATGCCTTCCATTCCTGGCACAGGAATGGCTCGCCCTCGGTACCACCGCTTTCCATCAGATGCGGTTGCAGGGAATGTCCTCGCAACACCTGCTCCAACCGCCGGAGGATTCGTAGTCCGCCCACATCCCGGTCTCCCCAGTGATAAAAGGGGGTTGGCGGCTCCAATGTCTTGTCAAGCATTCCATAAACGGCCCGAAACTCAGGTCCCGGGAAGCCGGCGGTATAGAGCACCACTCCGGAATCATCGACCTCCCGCACATAACGATGAAAGGTCGCCAGGTTCTCGATAGTGAGCACATAGGATACCGCCCCAGAGGCCAAGACCCGACTGACATGGGAGGGATCCATGCCGACATACGGCACAAGTCGCCCAAGGTCCCAGGGCACCCCGGAATATTCCACCTCCAGGGCGCCCCGGAGGTACAGGGAAGGAGGGAACTTCTTTAGCCCCAGTTCCTCGAAAAGCTCCTCCGTCGACAAGTCCGTTTCATGAGCGGCCTTCCATATACGCCCAACGGCCCCACGCACCCCGCTGCGCTCCAGGAACTTGGAGTCGCCGAGCAGGAGCGCCCCGAAGGAGCGCTGGTCCAGGCCTTGATGCGCCCCCTGGGCCAGCAGCGCCACCACCCGGAACACTTGGGCGATGCGCCCCGGATCGTCCGGAGCCAGCCCCAGGGCATTTTCGTGACGCGCCCAGCGGGGGAATTGGGCCTCGAAGACCTCCCGCACCCAGTCCGGTGCCTCCGCCAGTTCGGGCTCCGTCGCCTCGCGTATGGCGTGGCCCAACTCGCCCCCGCGCGGCTGGCCCAGGTAATCCGCCAGTCGGTCCCCGTCCACCAGCCGGATGGAGACTAGCTTGTTTTCGGCAGAGCCACGCCCCCAGACCAGTTCCACCGCCCCCTCGGCCTGGGCATTTTTCAATTGGCCGTGGATGGCATCCCGCGCATCCACATCCCCGTGTTGGACGTACTCTTGACCTTCCTGGCTCCGGAGGGAAAGGGTCGTGGTGCGGGAGGGGTCGGTTTGCCGGTCAGCCTTCCGTAAGAGTTTGGTGAGCAGACTCACCGCCACTTCCGTGTTCACCCGCACCTCCTTGCGCTGATTGCTGCCGTCGCCGGATCTCGGTAGGCGTGATCGGGACGTCCCCCCGCAGCAGGTTCTGCCCGTCCTCGGTCATGTGCTGATGGTCGATGGAGACCACATCCCGGGAATCCTTGCGCACATAGATCACCGTATCCAGATCGCCCTCCAGGTAGTTCTCCGTGCCCATGGGCGCCGCCAGGATCACCTGCAGGCCAATTCCATCGAAAAAGCTCATGGCGTTCATCGCATTCATCGGATCAAGCTTGTTGAAGGCCTCGTCGAACACAGCCAACCGCAACCCAGCATCCCAACCATCCGGTGTCTCGTGGATTTGATAGGCGGAGGCGAGGGCGGAGCCAATGGCGACATAGAAGGGCACCTGGTGCTCCCCACCGGAGCCAGCCCCGAGGCGCCGGCTCAGCGGCTCCCGGGTCCCGTCCGGATCCTCGATATCGATGTCGAACTGGTAATACTGCCGGTAGTCCTGGATCTTCTTCAGCAACTCCGACTGGTCCCCATCGGTGCCCTCCAGGATCTCCCGGACCCGCTGCAGGGCCTCCTGCGTCTGCGCATCACCCACCTGGGCCGGATCAAAGAGGGAGGTCTTGGACATGTCCGCCATTTCCGGCGTCCAACTGTCCACGAGCTTGAGGACCGCCCGACAATCGGGGTCGTTGCTCTTTTGAGAACGGAAGGTGTAATACCGGCCATGAAAGGGGCGGTCTTCCAGGGTCCGGTTCAGTTCGCGTAGCCGGCCCTTCATTTTCTCCAGGTTGTCCTGGATCTTACCGATGAAGTCGTGCTGGAAGGTGGCCTGCGCGGTCTGCAGCGCCTCCTCGGCCTTCTTCGTATACTTCGCCATCTCAGTGCTACGCAGGTACTCCGCATCCTGTTTGAGCAGCCCCTGTGCACCCTCGGCGGTCTCCAGGAAATTCGTGTTTTCCGGATCTGCCAGGACCACGAAATCCAGGCGCTCGCGATAGTAGGAGTCATCTTCACCACTGAATCGAGCGATATGCTCCTTCAACGCTTCAAATGCGCCCAACCAACCGGTGCCGCGCTCGCGATTCCCCCGCGCTTTGCCCTGGTTTTCCTTGCTTCGCCGCTCGGCGGTATTCTGCGCCTGTTCGTAATCCACCTTGCCGTCCTCGGACGAACACTCGCCTTCGAGTTTTTCAAGCACTTCCAAGGAGGTGTTGCGATCTACCAGAGGGTGCTGAAAGAAGTTTTCCAGGTTCCCTCGCTCCTGCTTAATGCGGGCTTCTAAGTCCCGAATCTGCCCCTTATACTCTCCCCGGCTAGTGTTGTATTCACCTTGGTGGCTACGGTTTTGGCTTAACAGGCTCTGAATTTCCGACCGCTTGGTCTCACGTTCCTCGACCATCTTGGCGAGGCGATCATATTCCCCGGTGTCCAGGAGCTTTTTCTGCTCTTCCAGGCGATCAATCTCCGCCTGCGCTTCCCGCCATTCCTTGACCCGCTCGCGCAACTCCGTCCGGCGATCAATCGCATCCTGCAAAATACGCAGATCATCCAGCACCGCCGTATAGACATCTTCTTCCCTGCGCGCCTTTTCGACAGCCTCGGCCTTTTGCTGGAAATCCGTGCGCAAGTCCTGGAGTTGGTGGTCGCGCGACGCGCCCAATTTATGAGGTACCGGCCTCCGGCGCGTGAACTCGCCGTTGATCGACATCATTCCGTCAACGGTCATTGCCGTCCAATGGTCCCGCAATTCCTGAGAGGTGCTCACGCGCATGACATGACCCAGCCGGCTCACGATCACCGCCCAGGCATTGGGGTCCTCCGCTTCCACAACTTCAGCCAGGGACCCGCGTACGTCCTTGTTCGCCTTCCCCTGCAGTAGGTGGGTATTGGCGACGCGCACTCCATAGATGTCCGAATTCCGATACACCTCCACCGCCGCCTCGGCCTGTTCGGGGGGC
Protein-coding sequences here:
- a CDS encoding antitoxin Xre/MbcA/ParS toxin-binding domain-containing protein; this encodes MESIRESAMELLGAGPAQVRTSLAVVERLHQGLRWTRAQQLMELGRFSKKELASLLGESESTLRRRLRSEEDMDLVVSDRAYRVARVLVLARDLFDGDSNKIHSWLHRPQPGLGERRPIDVMDTSEGAQEVERLLIRVLDGGIA
- a CDS encoding RES family NAD+ phosphorylase, with amino-acid sequence MRVWRLTHPKWKEAAFTGEGSRIAGRRWNPPGWAAVYCADSLALAMLEVLVHLAAESRDLIFLAYPVQVPDEAILTLPASELPKHWRQEPAPENTQSLGERWLRRGETLALQVPSVIVPQETNLIINPNHQDFGQVVVGPAEEVGFDSRIWQG
- a CDS encoding Wadjet anti-phage system protein JetD domain-containing protein, whose translation is MNTEVAVSLLTKLLRKADRQTDPSRTTTLSLRSQEGQEYVQHGDVDARDAIHGQLKNAQAEGAVELVWGRGSAENKLVSIRLVDGDRLADYLGQPRGGELGHAIREATEPELAEAPDWVREVFEAQFPRWARHENALGLAPDDPGRIAQVFRVVALLAQGAHQGLDQRSFGALLLGDSKFLERSGVRGAVGRIWKAAHETDLSTEELFEELGLKKFPPSLYLRGALEVEYSGVPWDLGRLVPYVGMDPSHVSRVLASGAVSYVLTIENLATFHRYVREVDDSGVVLYTAGFPGPEFRAVYGMLDKTLEPPTPFYHWGDRDVGGLRILRRLEQVLRGHSLQPHLMESGGTEGEPFLCQEWKALQGLAGAEEPATASLAYEWLRDGVSKREQEVQAPASPLHMAG
- a CDS encoding SbcC/MukB-like Walker B domain-containing protein → MQTLTSILLINWYRFDVQEFELRGHTAIVGPNGAGKSSILDAIQTVLLGYNKHHVQFNAGADNEGGRSRRDHQRSLRAYCLGEIRDPDNPDKLQATSQPRKEAYTYLVLVYEDQNGKPTTVGMHIHASQSSSDAPIRARFVVPGYRATRDDFLEEVNGSLRPLPWERVQPHLQAQNYHFVNEKDHPVRFVRQTSRYLNNRPEERYDPEWFARNFKSALAFEPIRDVSQFVRRYLLEPNPVDIQELQESLGRYWEIYQKMQGVKDRIESLEGIAKTYREARDYEQRAANYRIAGVEAYIRNLENQLAPLEEALGNVEDQLEALRKEEGRLEEQQGQIGKEIEGLRHQMAQTEAASERERLEALQSREQDRINGITGWLHEFHKSLLPVNRLVRQEPILPRALLSGLHQTQEILPAEGLLQDAWPEDPEIVIARLEALTEAMAQGREEIGEANDTTIARRRALEEEGEDLKRRIKRLEEGKSDLDPATIRMMDRLEAEGISAEPLCDLVDVTDEDWRNAIETFLGGAREILVVPPEQAEAAVEVYRNSDIYGVRVANTHLLQGKANKDVRGSLAEVVEAEDPNAWAVIVSRLGHVMRVSTSQELRDHWTAMTVDGMMSINGEFTRRRPVPHKLGASRDHQLQDLRTDFQQKAEAVEKARREEDVYTAVLDDLRILQDAIDRRTELRERVKEWREAQAEIDRLEEQKKLLDTGEYDRLAKMVEERETKRSEIQSLLSQNRSHQGEYNTSRGEYKGQIRDLEARIKQERGNLENFFQHPLVDRNTSLEVLEKLEGECSSEDGKVDYEQAQNTAERRSKENQGKARGNRERGTGWLGAFEALKEHIARFSGEDDSYYRERLDFVVLADPENTNFLETAEGAQGLLKQDAEYLRSTEMAKYTKKAEEALQTAQATFQHDFIGKIQDNLEKMKGRLRELNRTLEDRPFHGRYYTFRSQKSNDPDCRAVLKLVDSWTPEMADMSKTSLFDPAQVGDAQTQEALQRVREILEGTDGDQSELLKKIQDYRQYYQFDIDIEDPDGTREPLSRRLGAGSGGEHQVPFYVAIGSALASAYQIHETPDGWDAGLRLAVFDEAFNKLDPMNAMNAMSFFDGIGLQVILAAPMGTENYLEGDLDTVIYVRKDSRDVVSIDHQHMTEDGQNLLRGDVPITPTEIRRRQQSAQGGAGEHGSGGESAHQTLTEG